The nucleotide window tgatatttttttcccacctaattaaattcattaatgtaattgattcacctcctaacatctaaaaataaatgtaaaagggtaaaattggtgttgaaatagtatgatgtagtaagatatattatatggaattgaaaataaatttttatttacttacatggcatAACACCTAgaatttgaggccacaaatcttaggcctcatatCATTGCCCTAATATATATCGAGTTTTTTGGCTTTTTAGTATGTAGTTTAGGAACGTTCGTAGTTTAGTGGTATTAATCTACTTCGATCTGCACTGATTAACAGTCCCAAAAACCCGGCTTAACTCCCAATTTTTGGGTTAAACAAATGCTTAATTAATTTAACGTTAGAGAGTATCTAACCTATCATCATCGAGTCAAacattactatatatatatatatatatatatatatatatatttcattctgTACCAGTGACTTTTTCTATTCCGGCGTTGGAATTAGGTGTTGCCGGTCATACTTCGGACGTTCGGAGTACCGTGATTGGAAATACAAGGGGTTTACCGAGTCCTCTGATCAAATTATGAGATTCTACTTAATTAACACTCAGAAATTATTAAACTCCAAACTGAAGCCAAGATCTTGTAAATCACAGAGCAAAGAAAAGATCCCAGATGTTGAAAAAGCAAATTAACATCAGTAAAATCATGGCTAGCTCCTAGAAACTAATTCGATCAGCATCTGTGATGTTCAGTACTGACTCTAATTTAGTTTCACTAGCTTATTGAAATAAAGCAGATGTTTCCAGCTGCTGTAAAGATTGAAGTGTATGGGAGTCAGGAAGTCACCTATCACCAGTACATTAATGGATGAGGATGATCCTTTGTTAGGTCTTCTGGATATCATGATGAGGATGATCGTATTGGTTCATGATCATGATGATCCTTTGTTCTTGATCAGTACTCAAGATGTTGTTAACCAGCAGCTTCAGTTTGTCTTCATTATTATTGTTATCATTAGCTATGTGCTCAGCTCCTTCTTGATCTCTATACCTGTGTAAATACCTCCTCAGCGGTCCGGCGTAGTTATCGAATCCCAGGGTTGCCAGAGCCCAGCAGATGTCGTCGCCGTTCACCGTCTTCCTTTTCTCCTTTTGGCACTTGTGCGAGGCCTCTCCAGTGACGAAGCTGATGAACTCGGAGACGCACTCTTGCATCGTTTCCTTGGCTTCCTTTGAGATTTTGGCGTTTGGTGGCAGGATTTGCTTCATAATCCTCCCAACGTTGGCTATGGGGAGCAATTGGTCTGGCTGCTCGGTCTTGATATCTCCCTGACCATGATCACAGATATTGGGAGCACTTCCACCAATATTGTCTACCATTGGGCTGGATACGAGGTAGGAATTGTGCCTTGTGGTTCGATGGGTCTATGCAACTAATCCCAATTTCTATATTTAAATTGGCAGGAGTATCTAATATATGCATAGCTAGGCATCCACAACAAATAATTGGATTAATATATAATTCATATATACTACTgtgttatttttaattaattaactatttGATCGGCATGCTTTTGGGTTTTCGTTGGTAGATTTGGATTTCATATAttttcttatataattaagctaatTCTTAAGGAAAtgcttaaatttttgaactaccctATATGGCCTCACATAATAATGATAATATAAATTTTAATAAAGAAATTATTTcaatatgaggataagatagtaatagactatatcatatttgaaaaatTTGTAAAGTATCCCATGAAAAAAAGGAGAATCTTCCTAAAATCATGAAATAAATTGCTctaacttttttaattttaaaaaataaaagccaattgacatgtgcagagcacatgttaaggggctaGTTTCTCTTTTAAGATAATGAAGTTCGCAAGCAAACTTGCTTTGCTTACTGTCATTAACTATGCATGGATCATTTATTGAAGATTTTGGTTCACCTTCCAAATCTTGCTCATATATCTCTAACAGTGATGTCCACTCTCATTAGAGAATACAAATTTTAGGATGATCTAATTACTTTTGAAACAAGTTATTGAGACTGTGAGACAGTGATAGTCCTATATTTGTTAGAACAAGCCATGGAAAAACATATGTCACAAGCAAAGTGAAGCCTACCAAAACTAAGGTGTTAGATGTGTAAGTTTGTACATCATTATTGCAAAGTTACACTAATCTTAAGTTAATAAAACAATTCAATTTGTCTTGATTTGCAACCTAAACATAATCAATCTTTTAAGGTAATTAGTGTCACATCTTATCTTCATACAGAAGAAATCGTTAATTGTTTTGTAACAGTGATCATGTCCATCAAATGTCAACTATCGTGTGAGGAATGTCTATACCTGCCCAACAATTTAGTTTCACCCCTTGCTATATTATGATCTTAAGCAGCGCAATATTTCAACGGAAGTTTAGTTGGAGCAGATCGAAGAGAACTTAGGTGCATATCGATCAACTCCTAGCCATCTGTCTTCTTGTTCATCTATGACAAGCGATGATGCCGACCAGGTCGGCATCATGTTAATGGAGCCACGCCCGATCAAGCTCAATCTATTGGATTACATATACATAATATTTATACTTACTTAATGTTCTCTCTGCAAATTAAATGTAAGAACTGCGTCAACGATAATGACTTTGACAATAATCACTTCAAAAGTTCAAAGCATATACCTAGCTTCCAGTTAAATATTGATGCAGGGGTAAACTCTGGTTCTTAATATTTTACGTCGTAAGATTTTTTAAAAGTCTTAATGGATGCTGCGAGGGCTCAGCTATGTCAAAGTTTTATCTTTTtacaatatttttttaaaacttgATTCGATCATTTCACCAATAAGCTCAGAATTGAAGCATGCATCCATGTTTGGAAGAAAAGTTAACTACAAGTGTGGATTATCGATGGAGATTATGTTAATCCTAGTGTCTTTGAGTGGATTCAACCAAATCGATCTTAACCTTTTTGAAAAAGTTATATGTAGTTATGTACACGGAGAGATTAAGTTAAATGTATATTTAGTCACGCACTACAATCTACATTAGGTGTTAGTGGTGAAGTTTACATCATTCCATGCGACAGCATAGCTTTTTCACTTAAACTAATTAAAAGAATATGCTAATAGTACGTACTATAGTAAAGTACTTTCACTTTTCATgcataatgttttttttttgtttttttttcttctgttggaTATTGCAAAAGCCCTACCATGCAATAGGGAATGTAATAATGTAGTTCTAACGTGTTTTAGCAGGCTAGATCGTGTTGAATTAATTAGTATGATCAAATTAAATGAAGAAGACACAGTCAGATCCCCATAGGATCTAATCAgctatatatgatatatatgctTGTGGTTTGATATCCCGTGTAGGCTGTTAAGAGACATTAGTGCAAATGTGCAATTATTCGTATGTGAGTTGAACTCCAAAGTCcaaaaaaagagtttaaaagTGAATTTAACAATAAATTATTCACCAATTTTCTTTTAACAAAAATTCTACATGTAGTTTTATATTCTAGGAGCCCGTACATTAGGGGGCTCTGGGCACAAATCTGTTTTGCCCAAGTCCAGCGGTGCTGGGTCTGAAATAGTATATAAGTTTTTATGTTTCTACTCACTTGATCTTTTATGCTTTTTACAcatcctatcaaattttcatatactaaatttactcactaaatctCACTAAAGTTTCTcgaataacctcactcatataatttgcaaacaaattattacctttaaaataaaaaacgtaGTCATTtttatgatttaattactctataaatcttaattacatattcattccataatcagacaacataaatatctttttcaataaaaaaaaatcaaaaacaaggtattgagttttaaaaattaatttctaatcaacaagaaaataacatgaattattatgtgtttttctttaacttttttctctcttgttttagttgtgtaaaaaaattaaaaaataatcattttttcttcatgtttattttattttctctatttctatacctcatgattaattatttaaatatctatttagttttttttaattgctagctcttttttttgtttttgtttttgcaaatataatggatagacttagagttaggtcataatgtgatttaatttattttctctcactaatatgtgttcaacatgtaaaccatacatttttatgtcacatgatcttaattatagttttaattcttattatatatatatatatatatatatatatagatgaatGCTTTAATAAGTATGTAGTgatattgaaaaacaaaaatagataagaaaagtaataaaaaatgcaatctaatattattgaattagaaaatgtaaagaaaatcaatataatattttgggtataattattgtccttaatagttatttggacaaaatactgtttactccctatacttatagggagtcgacgtttcagtccatcgcctttcaatttcacctaaaaactccctaaactctccaatttcacctgattggtccttgccgtcagttttccatcaaaatctctgttaaattgctgacatggcattcctTACACGCTGAAATGTCTATAATAGCCTCagttacttttttcttttatatatttttattctcttttttattaaatttttttttacctcttcttcttcttcccctctctcctcctctgtttatctccatcctcttcttcattgcAACCTTCAACCACCACCAACCTCTACCCCATGTTCCATTCTTGATTAAACCCAACAAAGACTCTTCCTTTCTCTGATTTCCCCCAATTTCAATTGCCCCCATTTTTAACTCTCTAGGGCTTTCGCAAGTCTCACCTACCTCCATATCCTTTCTATCTCAACCATGGATGCCACTGTCTCCCCAGCCCCAATCCCAATTCCGAACCCGTCGTACGGCCCATACTTGCTGGCATTCTGCGACTCGAAAACCTGGGCCAAAGCCTACAGAGAGTGCGAGTCCAATATCCTACACCAATGCGAGGTCGAGTCAAGAATCGGGTGCGCCATCATCGCATCGAGCAAGTGTAAGCCACCATGGTGGCGGTTTCTGATTGGGTAAAAAGCACCGACTTTGAAGCAGAGGACGGAGTGcgaggagagagagacagaggggtgtttggctccaaattgtagGGCGGGTGGGCTAGTTGGTTGTTCCGGTGAGGTTGATCGGGTTTTAGGTGGTGGCAGTGAGACTTTGAAGTTGTAAATATGGGCATTGTAAATGTATGTTTTGCTGATCACACCAGTAAGGTGGGGGTTCGGAGTTGAGACCATGGAACCCTCCCTAGAATCCCTCAATAAAGGTCAAAAGCTTCAACCTTTACTTCACATTTTTccttaattttatcaaaattttttttggcTTAAGTTCTTGTTATGTGATTGAGAATTGGGATATATGAGTTAGGGAAGTGTTTTGAATTAGGGTTGAtagggttttgtgttgtttatggGCAGTTGTTAAGTTTGCAAGGGCTATTGGGAAGGtctggaggagaagaaggacGAGAAAGGTTTGGAGGAGGAAGATGTGGAAGACGAGGAGGGCTCGAAGGGATCCGAGGAGGAGTTGGAAAATGAAGAAGATTTGAATCAGGATTTGGAAGAGGAATCAGATAAAgattctgatgatgatgatgtggaGGCGGTGGGTGGTGGCGGAGGGGAAaatggaggtggtggtggctaatgaggaggaggagatagATGGTTTTAATGATCCAACGACGAGAGAAGAGTGCATGGAGGATCTGTTGCTTGTGTGCAGTCGGATGGGATTGAGTATGAAACAAGGCGACAAGGAGAATATAAACAGAGGCGGAGAgaggggaagaaaaagaagaagaggtacaaaaaatataaatttttttttttaaaagagagagagagagagaaaaaaaataactgatggtataatagacatttcaacGTGTaaggaatgccacgtcagcaatttaacggagATTTTGACGAGGAATTGATGGCAAGGACTAATcgggtgaaattggagagtttagggagtttttaggtgaaattgaaaggcgagggactgaaacgtcgactcccctataagtatagggagtaaacagtattttgtcctagtTATTTTATAGTAGGCTATATatgttaatttaataatccataatagagtgaggtcaagtgagtaaaatttggaggtctcaatagaaacatTTATAGTATATACATGCATGACAAATTTAAGGTTGGTAGAAAGGATCTTAAATAAAAGTTGTTATATTGTTGTCTATGAAAATCGTTTTGACAAGAGTAGCTGAAAGATCTAGGAACAAATGTCATTTTTAATAAGTGAGTTATGAGGCAGTCACATTGCCAAAATTCCAAGTCTGCTATTATAGATTGATGAGTTAAGCGTGCACCTAACTTCGTCAAGCGATTGTAACCTAAGAAAGGAACTAATTCTCAGTTTCAGAATCCATTATTATAGAAAAAGTTTTACACGACGATTAAAATATGTCGCCCGAGTTGAACATTTTCGTGGTCTATCAAGGTGTCGTCTGATAAACTAAATCAGACGACGGatattgtttgagcccaaaagtatttttggcaagatcccttagggggtttagcatagcgggccgatatctgcggcccaaaaataaacctacttgggtttgggttacagcttcacctATTctgtgatccataaggaaaacgagtcattattggagtcaagtagcggtgatcgaataggaaacttcaatcaataatccttctatggtaaGGAACAGTCGAAAATCTAGGTTTCAAGGATGAATTagacacaactcttcaatcaatcaaacagattatcaaagcctctccggagcaaacctacctgtaACCCagttgcaacccagcgaagcaagggtaatgccctcgcaacccagcaaaGCTAAAGATATGCAaacctgtgctttctccaaacttcccagtgattgctctacttaacctacaacgttgagtatcgattcggtgacgtgGAGAGATCataaccaaagcccttacccgtaaggcaagaagttcTTTTTCAGAAAGGTAGAGAAAAGAActttgtgacgaggttggtgctctcctcatccacatcgtttgatcaagaagtcaggtcaatggATTCTCCGACTACTGCACTccacggtgctggcatgcctgcgcacacactcaaaagagacagtttgcacccatactggttttggagccaaacagataTTACTTATAGTATACCGATCATAGGATCGACTAATTATAGTCTATAACTATTATCCGATTGGATAGGCATCAATGTCGACATCTATTTTGTGTTGTTGGATTTTTATTCACATAACAGGCCACATGACACCTTTGTTGTACGTACCTTTTTTCATTAAGAAATCTGTTCTTATTTATGAGTAGGTCAAATGCAtagctttaattttttttctttataagtACTTgtgattcaaaattgaaaacggAACccttctttgattttttttttgttttgggtaaatAAACGAGTATATTAAACCACAGAGGGGAGGGCAAATCCCAGTACAACCAAAGCCAAAGGCAAAAACTTATAAAACAAAGGGAAACAAGCCATccaaaaagaaagcaaatcaaaccaaaaaagaagcaaaGCAATGACAAAAGCTAAGTAGTAACTAAGTTCCACTTTTTAGCAATGGTTCAATTAGTACTTGTGGACTTAAACTTGATGGAAATGAGCCTGCATCTAATTATGGTGATAATATGCTTGAAAACCACAGAAGGATGAACACATCTTTCACTCCTAAAGATGCGATTATTTCTCTCTTTCCAGATGAAGTAAACAGAAACCGAAAGGCCAAGCTTCTTGATGGTAGAAGAGAGAGATTTACCGCTCCACCAAGAAGAAGCCCATTCAACAAATAAATGCCATGGAGGGTTTAACCAAGGCACCCCACAAGAACAAAGAACTTTCTTCCAAATATACCGAGAGAAAGAGCAGGTAAAGAAAAGATGATTGATATTCTCAGGAAACAAACCACAAAGAGGGCAGAGAGGATTGATTTGAGGAGAATAAACAATGACTCTATCAAGAGTAGCAAGCTTACCATGAACAACCAACCAAAGGATAAAGCTAGCTCTAGGGATATTATTGTTAAACCATATAAGCTTTGCCCAGTCAACAGAGGGATAATGATACCGAAAGTGCTCCAACACTAAAGCTGTAGAGAACTTTCCAGTTGTAGAGGGTAACCACATAATGGAGTCCTTGTAGCTAGAATTGGGATAAAGGTCTTCTAGATTGTTTACAACTTCAAGAATGGCAGAACTATTCAAAAGAGGTTAGCACCAAGACACACCCATTACAAAAGAGCTAACCAATGCATTGGAATGAATACCAGAGTTAATAATAGCATTAGGCCCCAATCTGGGAAGCAAGGGGCCTAAAGAGTGCCAATGATCATGCCAAAAATAAGTAGACTTGCCATCGCCAATATTATGCTTAATAAGAGGACGAATATGGTCTCTAATCTTCAACAACTTCCTCCAATTCCATGAACAAACTTGGGGGGTTGACACAGTCCAGAAGCTATTATCTCTCAAGAAATTAACTTTGATCCAAGAAGCCCAAAGACTAGTATCATCAGTAAGAAGAGTCCAAATATGCCTAGCCATAAGAGCCATGTTCCAAATATGAAGACTTTTGATTCCTAGGCCTCCCTTACTTGTAGGTGTACAAACAACCTCCCATGCCACTTTAGAAGAATAATGGCCGACACTACTTCCAGACCACAAAAAGCATCTTAATTTCTGCTCAATTGAGTTAAGAATCGTTTTAGGCAAAAAAAGATGAGAAGCCCAAAACACTTGCAAACTACAAAGAACAGACTTTACAAGTTGGAGAAGACTAGCATAAGAGAGGAGCTTATTCTCCCAACTTTGGATCCTTGAAACCACACGATCCACTAATGGCAAACAATCACTTAAGCAAAGTTTAGTGGTGATGAGAGGAATACCGAGATACTTGAAAGGAGTGGTACCCATTGGAAAGCCAAAACAGTTTCTAATTAGGGAAGCTTCATCATAGTGAACACCAGAGAGATAAATATTGCTCTTATTTGCATTAGCAGTTAATCCCGAGAAACCATAGAAAGAATTAAACTCTCTTTTAACACCAGAGCAGACTGAAAATCaccaccacaaaataaaaagagg belongs to Rosa chinensis cultivar Old Blush chromosome 4, RchiOBHm-V2, whole genome shotgun sequence and includes:
- the LOC112200401 gene encoding nuclear transcription factor Y subunit B-4; translation: MVDNIGGSAPNICDHGQGDIKTEQPDQLLPIANVGRIMKQILPPNAKISKEAKETMQECVSEFISFVTGEASHKCQKEKRKTVNGDDICWALATLGFDNYAGPLRRYLHRYRDQEGAEHIANDNNNNEDKLKLLVNNILSTDQEQRIIMIMNQYDHPHHDIQKT